TCTAAAGTCTTTTTTACATCTTCATCTGTAAAGGAAAAGGCCTTTTTCGTCTCTTCTTCTTGGAAAAAATTTGCTGCCGAGCTGTGCAAGGAATCAAATATAATATTTCTAAACTTACTGCTAAATCCTTCCATAGATATCGTTCTATCACCGGATTTCTCTCCTCCTTCTAAAGAAAAACGATGTGACATCAGCTTAACAGAAAGTGCAAACGATGAAGAAAACGGCAGTAATCGCAAAGGGTCATACAAACCTATTATTGCGTCAGTAAAAATTTTCTTTATAATAGGTATTATTCCCAAAGCGCGCTCTTTGATAGCAGAAAATTTACGTTGGCAAAGAAGCACCGGAAAAGAAGCTGCTAGAATGACGCCCTGAATCATAACATCTATAGCCGCAAAAAACGGCGTGGCGACAGCGATAACTCTCGTCACAACGTCTTTTTTAATAAATTTCATGAAACCCTTGCTATCTGTTGCCGCTAGCGCTTCTATAGGAGATCGAACATACACTTCAATACAAAGCATATCTGCGGGTTTTATGATAAAAGGCATCTTTTTTCCTTAAATGGTTTAATATCAAGATATTATTATACCATACAATTAAATTTTTGTCAATAACTGGTTGTATATATTAGCTTTCGGCGTTATAATCTCGAGTCATAACAAAAAACACTACCATCGCAGGTTTATACTATGACAGTACGAGTACGTATCGCACCTTCGCCTACTGGCGACCCACATGTTGGAACGGCATATATGGCGTTATTCAACCTTATCTTCGCCCGTCACAATAAGGGTGACTTTATTTTGCGTATCGAAGATACCGACCAGAGCAGAAGCAGGGCAGAATATGAGGAAAACATCTATAAAGCCCTAGAATGGTGTGGTATTGAGTGGGACGAAGGTCCTGACAAGGGCGGCGACTACGGCCCGTATCGGCAGTCAGAGCGTCTGGACATATACCAAAAGCATTGCCAAAAGCTCATAGACGATGGCAAGGCCTACAAATGTTTCTGTACAGCGCAAGACCTTGCGGAGATGCGCGAAGTCGCACGAGGGCGTGGTGGCAGACAAGGATACGACCGTCGTTGCAGGAACCTCAGCGCCGAGGAGATCGCCGACAAAGAAGCTTCCGGCACACCTTATGTCGTACGTCTAAAAGTCCCTCTTACTGGCGAATGTGTCTATGAAGATGCCATAAAAGGAAGAAGCACATGCCCATGGGCTGACGTCGATGACCAAGTTCTTCTCAAATCTGACGGCTTCCCAACATACCACCTTGCCAACATCGTCGACGACCATCTTATGAAGATAACACACGTCATCAGAGGCGACGAATGGATGAGTTCTACACCGAAACACGTCCTCCTTTACGAAGTCTTTGGGTGGGAGCCTCCTGTCTTCATGCATATGCCTCTACTTCTCGGCACCGATGGCAAGAAGCTGTCGAAGCGTAAAAACCCTACCTCGATATTCTACTACCGCGATACCGGGTATCTCCCTGAAGCTTTCATGAACTTCCTCACCCTTATGGGCTATAGCATGCCCGACGACAAAGAGATATATTCTTTAGAAGATATCTTCAAAGCCTTCGACACCAAAAGAGTCGGCGTCTCTGGTGCCGTCTTCGACGTCAAGAAGCTCGACTGGCTCAACCAGCAATATATCATCAACGACATCCCCGAAGGCAGTCTATGGGACCGTATCAAAGGCTGGGGATTTTCCGACGAAGCCATGGCGAAACTTATGCCATTATGTCATACGCGGATGAAGACCTTCAGCGAGTTCATCGAGCTTTGCGGATTCTTCTTCACAACACATATCCCATATTCCGAGGAGCTGCTATGTCCCAAAAGCCTCTCTCCAGAACAATCGTGTTCCATGATGTATGAAATGATATGGCATATGGAAAAAAACGAAGACTGGGGATCTTCAGGGATAGAAGCCGCCTCGAAAGCTGCCGCAGAGCATTTCGAAGTCAACCATAAAAAGGTCATCATGCCTATCCTCTTCGCCGCCATCATGGGGAAAAAACAGGGACTCCCAATGTTCGGCTCCGTAGAAGTCCTCGGTAAAGACAGGGCTCGCGCACGACTTCTCCTCGCCATAGAATTCCTCGGTGGACTCTCTAAGAAAAAGATCGACAAACTCAAAAAGTCTTGGGACCGCGGGGAGACAATGATCAATGATCAATGATCAATGTTCAATGTTTTTAGGCTGTTGGCGTTGAAGACTACGCTGATGGAGCTTCCTGCCATAGCGATCTCGGCGATGACGGGATGCATAAGTCCTAGTATTGCCAGTGGTATCGCGGCGATATTATATCCATAGGCCCAGAAAAGGTTCTGTCGTATTTTTTTGAACGTCGCCTTAGAAAGTTTTATCGCTTGTACTACTGCCATAAGGTTTCCGCTGACAAGGGTGACGTCGGAGGACTCCATAGCGATATCAGTTCCTGTCCCTAGCGCTATCCCGACGTTAGCCTGTTTCAGTGCGGGAGCATCGTTGATGCCGTCGCCTACCATAGCGACGAGGCCGAACTCTTTTTGGAGCGTTTTGATTTCTGCGACCTTGCCATCGGGAAGAACTTCTGCAAGGACGCGTGTTATTCCGACTTTTTTTGCTATCGCTTCAGCGGTACTTTTGTTATCGCCAGTTATCATAACGGTAGCAATTCCCATCTTTGTAAGCTCTGCTATAGCATTGACGGACTCTTCTTTTGCGGTATCTGCGACGGCGATGACGCCGGCGATTTCATTATTGACTGTTATCAGCATCGCTGTCTTCGCATCTTTTTCAAGAAGGGACATCGTTTCATCGGCTTTGGTGTTTTTTATAAGTTTCCGCGAGCCTACGCTGATCTTAGTATCTTCGATAACGCCTGATACACCTTTCCCTGGGATGGCTTCGAACTGTGAAGGGTATGATAGTTTAATGCCTTTGTTTTTGGCGTCGGCGACGATAGCTGCAGCGAGAGGATGTTCCGACCCGGACTCCACACTAGCGGCAAGTCGCAGGAGTTCATGTTGATCTATTTCCGACATGGTGATGATGTCTGTGACTTCTGGAGAGCCTTTTGTAATCGTCCCTGTTTTGTCGAAGACGATGGTATGTACATCTTTCAGCGTCTGTATCGCAGCGCCAGCCCTGATAAGTATGCCGTGCTCTGCGCCCACACCAGTCCCTACCATTAGCGCTGTAGGCGTTGCAAGTCCAAGGGCGCAAGGACATGCTATCACCAAAACCGATATCGTCGAAAGCAGTGCTAGCGTTACTATGCCATGATCTATGTTTATCCATGGTATTACATTCTGCGCTCTGCTAGCTATGATATTTAATGTCGCAGGGAAAAGAACCCAGCTAAGGAATGTCAGTACTGCTATAACAAGGACTGTAGGGACGAAAATCCCGGTAACTTTATCGGCGAACTCTTGGATTGGGACTTTAGACCCTTGGCATTCCTCTACCATCTTTATTATCTGTGAAAGGAAGGTGTCTTTACCGATTTTTGTAGCTCTGACCTTCAGAAGCCCTTGCTGGTTTATTGTAGCGCCGATAACATCATCACCAATTTTCTTGCTTACTGGGATGGATTCTCCTGTCGCCATGGATTCGTCGATAGCGCTAGCGCCTTCAATGATTACGCCGTCGGTGGGGATTTTCTCTCCAGGTTTCACTATCATTATATCGTCGACCACGACGTCTTCTATTGGAATCTCTCTTTCTTCGCCTTCTACTAATACCCTTGCTGTCTTCGCTCCTAGCTCTAGGAGTTTTTTTATCGCCTCAGAAGCGCGTCCTTTTGCTTTGGCTTCGATATATCTCCCTGTTAGGTGGAAAGCCATTATCATCGCGGCGACGCCGGCATAGTTAGATATTTCTAAGAACAGAGTAGCGATTCCTGTGGCGTACGAAGCTCCTGTGCCAAGAGCGATGAGAACGTCCATATTGGTTTTGCCATGGACTATCGACTTCGCCGCAGATTTAAAGGTGTCAAGTCCTACTCCGAAAAGCACTGTCGACGACAATACCAGCACAATAATATCGTAGCCAGGAATTGTTTTTCCTAAAAACATCTCTATAAGCATCAATAGTATTACTGGCGCTGTTATGCACCACGCCCAAAACATTTTTTTGTTGGCCTGTAGCATAAGCCGTTCTTCTTCGTGATCTTCGTTTGAACCTTCGTAAAGCTTTGCTTTGTAGCCAACATCGTTGACGGCTTTAATAATGGCGTCTTCAGTAGTACGCGAAGGGTCGAAAGTTACTGTCGCTTTTTTTGTGGCGAAGTTTACAGAGGCCTCGACGACGCCATCGCAAGCTTTCAGCGCCTTTTCAATAGTCTGCGCACACGATGCACATGACATCCCTTCTAAAGTGAATATCTTCTTTTCCATAGTCTGTCCTTTTATAACTCATCTTACGCACCACTCTTGCTTTATTGGCGTGCTGCAAGGGCGATCTGCTGCGTATTTCTCCTCGCCCAGCTCTATATGAGCTTGGCTCGTCGGAATACTTGCA
The window above is part of the Waddliaceae bacterium genome. Proteins encoded here:
- a CDS encoding heavy metal translocating P-type ATPase, with amino-acid sequence MEKKIFTLEGMSCASCAQTIEKALKACDGVVEASVNFATKKATVTFDPSRTTEDAIIKAVNDVGYKAKLYEGSNEDHEEERLMLQANKKMFWAWCITAPVILLMLIEMFLGKTIPGYDIIVLVLSSTVLFGVGLDTFKSAAKSIVHGKTNMDVLIALGTGASYATGIATLFLEISNYAGVAAMIMAFHLTGRYIEAKAKGRASEAIKKLLELGAKTARVLVEGEEREIPIEDVVVDDIMIVKPGEKIPTDGVIIEGASAIDESMATGESIPVSKKIGDDVIGATINQQGLLKVRATKIGKDTFLSQIIKMVEECQGSKVPIQEFADKVTGIFVPTVLVIAVLTFLSWVLFPATLNIIASRAQNVIPWINIDHGIVTLALLSTISVLVIACPCALGLATPTALMVGTGVGAEHGILIRAGAAIQTLKDVHTIVFDKTGTITKGSPEVTDIITMSEIDQHELLRLAASVESGSEHPLAAAIVADAKNKGIKLSYPSQFEAIPGKGVSGVIEDTKISVGSRKLIKNTKADETMSLLEKDAKTAMLITVNNEIAGVIAVADTAKEESVNAIAELTKMGIATVMITGDNKSTAEAIAKKVGITRVLAEVLPDGKVAEIKTLQKEFGLVAMVGDGINDAPALKQANVGIALGTGTDIAMESSDVTLVSGNLMAVVQAIKLSKATFKKIRQNLFWAYGYNIAAIPLAILGLMHPVIAEIAMAGSSISVVFNANSLKTLNIDH
- a CDS encoding glutamate--tRNA ligase encodes the protein MTVRVRIAPSPTGDPHVGTAYMALFNLIFARHNKGDFILRIEDTDQSRSRAEYEENIYKALEWCGIEWDEGPDKGGDYGPYRQSERLDIYQKHCQKLIDDGKAYKCFCTAQDLAEMREVARGRGGRQGYDRRCRNLSAEEIADKEASGTPYVVRLKVPLTGECVYEDAIKGRSTCPWADVDDQVLLKSDGFPTYHLANIVDDHLMKITHVIRGDEWMSSTPKHVLLYEVFGWEPPVFMHMPLLLGTDGKKLSKRKNPTSIFYYRDTGYLPEAFMNFLTLMGYSMPDDKEIYSLEDIFKAFDTKRVGVSGAVFDVKKLDWLNQQYIINDIPEGSLWDRIKGWGFSDEAMAKLMPLCHTRMKTFSEFIELCGFFFTTHIPYSEELLCPKSLSPEQSCSMMYEMIWHMEKNEDWGSSGIEAASKAAAEHFEVNHKKVIMPILFAAIMGKKQGLPMFGSVEVLGKDRARARLLLAIEFLGGLSKKKIDKLKKSWDRGETMINDQ